One segment of Dolichospermum sp. DET69 DNA contains the following:
- a CDS encoding low temperature requirement protein A: MKKNLWQPPRLRIDEEHEERRATWLELFYDLVFVVAIAELSHNLSKDVSLGGFIGFVALFIPIWWCWIGATFYATLFDTDDLGDRLLTLLQMSIIVALTVNLHHGLSTSSQEFAISYIVARCILILQYLIAGHYVTEARPLTNWYVKGFSIGIALWLVSLFVPVPWRFGFWVLGLLIEFMTPLGTGNLAVQIPPNMSHVPERLGLFTIIVLGESMHAVVRGVAGKQWDTSSILMAVLGVSIAFSFWWLYFDSVDVSPLETMKAGRVKIFLTWLYSHLFLAIGLGAMGVGVEHIIAKSGVNVLPGNERWLFCGAVTLCLMVLAVINFSTCVLDKMQTGRILSVYRLGAGSFVLFLAIAGNNLSPVVLIALVAGACMVTVVLDLFTKSQFFVSD; this comes from the coding sequence ATGAAAAAAAATTTATGGCAACCGCCTAGATTACGCATTGACGAGGAGCATGAAGAAAGACGTGCAACTTGGTTGGAACTTTTCTATGATTTAGTGTTTGTAGTAGCGATCGCTGAATTATCTCATAATCTCAGTAAAGATGTTTCTTTGGGGGGATTTATTGGTTTTGTGGCTCTGTTTATACCTATTTGGTGGTGTTGGATAGGTGCTACTTTTTACGCTACACTTTTTGATACTGACGACCTTGGCGATCGCTTGCTAACTTTACTACAAATGTCAATTATTGTCGCTTTGACGGTAAATTTACATCATGGTTTAAGTACATCTTCTCAAGAATTTGCTATTTCTTACATAGTTGCTCGTTGTATTCTTATTCTTCAATATCTGATTGCCGGACACTATGTCACAGAAGCTCGTCCCTTAACTAATTGGTATGTCAAAGGTTTTAGTATTGGTATAGCATTGTGGTTAGTTTCACTGTTTGTGCCAGTTCCCTGGCGGTTTGGATTCTGGGTATTAGGTTTGCTAATAGAATTTATGACTCCGCTAGGTACAGGTAATTTAGCAGTTCAAATCCCACCAAATATGTCTCATGTTCCCGAACGTCTAGGACTATTTACAATTATTGTCTTGGGTGAATCAATGCACGCAGTCGTGCGGGGGGTAGCAGGAAAACAATGGGATACCTCATCAATATTAATGGCTGTGTTAGGTGTGAGTATTGCTTTTAGTTTTTGGTGGCTTTATTTCGATAGCGTTGATGTTTCACCACTAGAAACTATGAAAGCAGGTAGAGTCAAAATCTTTCTCACTTGGCTTTATTCTCACCTGTTCCTAGCTATAGGTTTAGGAGCAATGGGGGTAGGGGTTGAGCATATAATTGCTAAAAGTGGAGTTAATGTTCTACCAGGAAATGAACGTTGGCTTTTTTGTGGTGCGGTAACACTATGCTTAATGGTTTTAGCCGTGATTAATTTCTCGACTTGTGTTTTAGATAAAATGCAAACAGGGAGAATTTTGAGTGTCTATCGTCTGGGCGCGGGAAGTTTTGTTTTATTCTTAGCTATTGCGGGAAATAATTTATCTCCTGTGGTTTTAATTGCTCTTGTGGCTGGTGCTTGTATGGTGACGGTAGTTCTAGATTTATTCACAAAAAGCCAGTTTTTTGTGAGTGATTAG
- a CDS encoding adenylate/guanylate cyclase domain-containing protein, translating to MDANNLKNFLWQGRGLWSTTPIIALAVILIRFVGLLQSWEWGVFDQYVRWRPPETRDDRIVIVGIDEEDLANLKQVKITDQVLANFLNKLKAKKPRAIGLDLYRNLPESPGTSELEQVFKSTPNLVGIEKVVGKSRYERVAPPPVLKSLGQVGANDLMVDSDNKVRRALMYVDTEDKKKAYSFSLHLALRYLEKEGIVVSKDFRLGKTKFIPFESNDGGYVHADANSYQILMNYRGNNSYFDTVSMTDIMEDKVPAGWGRERIILIGYTGESFKDSFFTPYSSELLSFSKQMSGIEIHANITSQIISAALENRHLFKTFSEPQEWVWIIFWSGVGALLTWNLRLQDLFTFQRAAAAVLAGGALLGSTYLAFLWGWWLPVVPPFLALIGSVVAITAYIARTAGNIRKIFGRYLTDEVVANILESPEGLKLGGERRQITIFTSDLRGFTATSERLPPEEVVKILNFYLECMADEITRYQGTIDEFMGDGILVLFGAPTAREDDAVRAVACGIAMQLAMVKVNAKMQEWGLPALEMGIGINTGVVVVGNIGSEKRTKYGIVGSQVNLTYRIEGYTTGGEIIISESTFQEVESIVVIDSQMQVTPKGVQEPINVYKIAGITGQYNLFLSQHQEELCTLPEPLAIEYALVDGKDIGSLSVKGLLVRLSINEAEICFVSEELQEPPSCLTNIKLNLCTPNQSGETGDIYAKVLEKSAQIGHFCIRFTAKPPEIISKFSNLIEQINSQNSQ from the coding sequence ATGGATGCAAACAATCTGAAAAATTTTCTTTGGCAAGGACGCGGCTTGTGGAGTACCACACCAATAATTGCCTTAGCAGTAATTCTCATCCGTTTTGTAGGTTTATTACAGAGCTGGGAATGGGGCGTTTTTGACCAATATGTGCGTTGGCGACCCCCAGAAACCCGTGACGACCGCATTGTTATTGTTGGTATTGATGAAGAAGACTTGGCTAATCTCAAACAAGTAAAGATTACAGATCAAGTATTAGCTAACTTCCTCAACAAACTTAAAGCCAAAAAACCAAGAGCCATTGGACTTGATCTGTATCGTAACTTACCTGAATCACCCGGTACTTCAGAATTAGAACAGGTATTTAAATCTACCCCTAATCTAGTTGGTATCGAGAAAGTAGTAGGAAAAAGCAGATACGAACGAGTAGCACCACCACCAGTCCTCAAATCTTTGGGTCAAGTGGGTGCAAATGACTTAATGGTTGATTCAGATAACAAAGTGCGGCGCGCTTTGATGTATGTAGATACGGAAGACAAGAAAAAAGCTTACAGTTTCAGCTTACATTTAGCTTTGCGTTATCTGGAAAAAGAAGGAATTGTCGTCAGCAAAGATTTTCGACTAGGGAAAACTAAATTTATTCCCTTTGAAAGTAATGATGGTGGTTATGTTCATGCTGATGCTAATTCCTACCAGATATTAATGAACTATCGAGGAAACAACAGTTACTTCGACACCGTTTCCATGACAGATATTATGGAAGACAAAGTACCTGCTGGTTGGGGGAGAGAGCGTATCATCCTCATTGGATATACAGGAGAGAGTTTCAAAGACTCATTTTTTACTCCATACAGCAGCGAACTTCTCAGCTTCTCAAAACAAATGAGTGGGATAGAAATTCATGCCAATATCACCAGCCAAATTATCAGTGCAGCCTTAGAAAATCGCCATCTATTTAAAACTTTCTCAGAACCTCAAGAGTGGGTATGGATAATATTTTGGAGTGGGGTTGGTGCGTTATTGACTTGGAACTTGCGATTACAAGACCTATTCACATTTCAGAGGGCAGCGGCTGCTGTACTGGCAGGAGGCGCTTTACTAGGTAGCACCTATCTAGCTTTTCTATGGGGTTGGTGGCTACCCGTAGTTCCACCATTTTTAGCACTCATAGGCTCAGTGGTTGCCATCACAGCTTACATTGCTCGTACTGCTGGAAATATCCGCAAGATCTTTGGGCGTTACTTAACGGATGAAGTTGTAGCTAATATACTAGAAAGTCCAGAAGGATTGAAACTTGGTGGTGAACGGCGGCAAATTACCATTTTTACATCCGACTTAAGAGGATTTACAGCAACATCAGAAAGATTACCACCTGAAGAAGTTGTCAAAATCCTCAACTTTTATCTGGAATGTATGGCAGATGAAATTACCAGGTATCAGGGAACTATTGATGAATTCATGGGTGATGGGATTTTGGTACTTTTTGGCGCTCCTACAGCCAGAGAAGATGATGCTGTTAGAGCCGTTGCTTGCGGTATCGCCATGCAGTTAGCTATGGTCAAAGTTAACGCTAAAATGCAGGAATGGGGTTTACCAGCCCTAGAAATGGGCATCGGTATTAATACAGGTGTTGTGGTCGTGGGCAATATTGGCTCGGAAAAGCGCACTAAATATGGCATCGTTGGTAGTCAAGTAAATTTAACTTATCGCATTGAGGGCTATACCACAGGTGGTGAAATTATTATTTCTGAATCTACTTTTCAAGAAGTAGAGTCAATAGTGGTAATTGATAGTCAAATGCAAGTTACTCCAAAAGGGGTTCAAGAACCAATCAATGTTTATAAAATAGCTGGCATTACCGGGCAATACAATCTTTTTCTCTCTCAACATCAAGAAGAATTATGCACTCTTCCTGAACCCCTTGCTATTGAATATGCGTTGGTAGATGGTAAAGATATTGGTAGTTTATCTGTCAAAGGACTTTTAGTGCGACTTTCAATCAATGAAGCAGAAATTTGTTTTGTCAGTGAAGAACTTCAAGAACCACCATCTTGCTTAACCAATATCAAACTTAATTTATGTACACCCAATCAATCGGGAGAAACAGGCGATATATATGCCAAAGTTTTAGAAAAATCTGCCCAAATAGGGCATTTTTGTATTCGCTTTACTGCCAAACCTCCAGAAATTATCAGCAAATTTAGTAATTTAATTGAACAAATTAATTCACAAAATTCTCAATAA
- a CDS encoding MBL fold metallo-hydrolase → MTKLIFLGSGSAFTVGANNFQSNMILVTEQNHKLLIDCGTDIRLSLHAAGLSYLDITDIYISHLHSDHVGGLEYIAFSTLFDPRCQKPTIYLSKDVSSNLWDRTLSGGLRFLDGDIATIDTFFKEHKINHHGHFTWQEIKFDLVKVSHVNNGFYLMPSYGLFFTLEGVKIFLSTDAQLCLNTNGEYYEQADIIFHDCETSRYQTPVHANYEQLSMLPAKIKNKMWLYGYQPGFLPDAKKDGFCGFVKCGQVFEFSSLENV, encoded by the coding sequence ATGACAAAATTGATATTTTTAGGTTCTGGTTCAGCTTTTACAGTTGGTGCCAATAACTTCCAGTCTAATATGATCTTAGTAACTGAGCAAAATCATAAACTATTAATTGATTGTGGCACAGATATTAGACTTTCTCTCCATGCGGCTGGTTTATCATATCTTGATATTACCGATATTTATATTAGTCATCTCCATTCTGATCATGTAGGAGGACTTGAATATATTGCTTTTAGTACATTATTTGACCCCAGGTGTCAAAAGCCAACTATTTATTTAAGCAAAGATGTTTCTAGTAATCTTTGGGATAGAACTTTATCAGGTGGACTCAGATTTCTTGATGGCGATATTGCGACGATAGATACATTTTTTAAAGAGCATAAAATTAATCATCATGGTCATTTTACCTGGCAAGAAATCAAATTTGACCTCGTCAAAGTTAGTCATGTTAATAATGGCTTTTATCTGATGCCTAGCTATGGATTATTTTTTACATTAGAAGGCGTTAAAATATTTTTATCCACCGATGCTCAATTATGTTTAAATACAAATGGAGAATACTATGAGCAAGCAGATATAATTTTTCATGATTGTGAAACATCACGTTATCAAACTCCTGTTCATGCCAATTATGAACAATTATCAATGCTACCAGCAAAAATCAAAAATAAAATGTGGCTATATGGTTATCAACCGGGTTTTCTGCCTGATGCTAAAAAAGACGGTTTTTGCGGTTTTGTAAAGTGTGGTCAGGTTTTTGAATTTTCATCTTTAGAGAATGTTTGA
- a CDS encoding IS607 family transposase: MKYLTPEQVYKQFGYHPKTTAEWADLGKIECIRSPGGHRRYPESAFIKTVSTDKERVLYARVSTKTQLLDLDTQIEFLGKTYPGCRVVKDVASGMNWKRKNFLKLMTQVAQNQISEIVVGHKDRLCRFGFEFVEWFCNLHSCKIVVVNNAKLSPHEELMQDFMAIMHCFSSKLYFLRAYKKKIAEEQNIHETNSSQYESMGV; encoded by the coding sequence ATGAAATACCTAACCCCAGAACAAGTTTATAAACAGTTCGGCTATCACCCTAAGACGACGGCAGAATGGGCTGACTTAGGGAAAATAGAATGTATCCGTTCCCCTGGTGGACATCGAAGATATCCAGAATCAGCGTTTATAAAAACAGTCTCAACGGATAAAGAGCGGGTTCTTTACGCCCGTGTCAGCACAAAAACCCAGTTGTTAGACCTTGACACACAAATAGAATTTTTAGGTAAAACCTACCCAGGATGTCGAGTCGTCAAGGATGTGGCTAGTGGCATGAATTGGAAGCGGAAAAACTTTCTTAAATTAATGACTCAAGTTGCCCAGAATCAAATCTCTGAAATTGTCGTAGGGCATAAAGACAGATTATGCAGATTTGGATTTGAGTTCGTTGAGTGGTTTTGCAACCTTCACAGCTGCAAAATTGTTGTGGTAAACAATGCCAAGTTATCACCACACGAAGAGTTAATGCAGGACTTTATGGCTATCATGCACTGCTTTTCCTCCAAACTTTACTTCCTTCGGGCTTACAAGAAAAAAATAGCCGAAGAGCAAAATATTCATGAAACAAATAGTAGTCAATACGAGTCAATGGGTGTATAG
- a CDS encoding addiction module component translates to MKLKVKNQLTVTRIAILGTEKLNNWKSNELDLIALSLGKLRSDLWNEFGSLKAWGVSKFEIDKQLRTLKDKYQLPAKLWEATLYDVIDDIHLVQAACVEKVIKSLGQSFQSFQAKKGVLQLTLESREWLEHPKLCTLVRKFWYRGHTKVCNQIIVKAYDTKTDDKGVVWLRFGGLTPCKTLKLPTTLPTEIKCQIRLIKRNSRWEIHYTTDIQKAEKKTEGKIIGCDRGYTEVYATSSNDGARFLGNDFGKIQTQETDYRTAKQVKRNKIKSVFNKSTAKGNGAKADRIKRNNLGRIKWDNRETSFKGRIQTIVFTATHDLMTDAIKVAFEDLTEQIKGKKPMRKRMKRNVSSWCKGIVADALKQVSTRVGCTVVSVNCAYTSQLDSRFSTLTGTRNGDKFTGHDGVVMHSDTNAADNVLVRMGDVEITRYMKHSNVKVILLERTQKFRESLIVETEAKPGKDKPQTLEPKSKLANKVNQRANYKQLTLFDQGLTTLFVYPVAGF, encoded by the coding sequence ATGAAACTCAAGGTAAAGAATCAGTTAACCGTTACGAGAATCGCTATTTTAGGAACTGAAAAACTAAATAACTGGAAATCTAACGAGCTTGATTTGATCGCTTTGAGCTTGGGTAAACTACGCTCTGACCTGTGGAACGAGTTCGGGTCGTTGAAAGCCTGGGGTGTTTCTAAATTTGAGATTGACAAACAGCTACGCACCTTAAAAGACAAATATCAATTACCTGCTAAGTTATGGGAAGCGACTCTCTATGACGTAATTGATGATATTCATTTAGTTCAGGCTGCTTGTGTTGAGAAGGTGATAAAATCTTTGGGGCAATCGTTCCAGTCTTTTCAGGCTAAAAAAGGAGTTTTACAACTTACCTTAGAAAGTCGGGAATGGTTGGAACATCCCAAACTTTGCACCTTAGTTAGAAAGTTTTGGTATCGAGGACACACGAAAGTTTGTAACCAAATTATTGTAAAGGCTTATGATACTAAAACAGATGATAAAGGTGTGGTGTGGTTGCGTTTTGGAGGTTTAACTCCATGTAAAACTCTCAAACTACCAACGACTTTACCAACAGAAATCAAGTGTCAGATAAGGCTAATTAAGCGTAATAGTAGATGGGAAATTCATTACACAACTGATATCCAAAAAGCTGAAAAAAAGACCGAGGGTAAAATAATTGGATGTGATAGAGGTTACACCGAAGTTTATGCCACATCTTCTAATGATGGTGCTAGATTTTTAGGTAATGATTTTGGTAAAATCCAAACTCAAGAAACCGATTACAGAACAGCGAAACAAGTAAAACGTAATAAAATCAAGTCAGTTTTTAACAAGTCTACAGCTAAAGGAAATGGTGCTAAGGCTGATAGAATTAAACGGAATAATCTTGGTAGAATCAAGTGGGACAATCGGGAAACATCCTTTAAAGGTAGGATTCAAACAATAGTTTTTACAGCTACGCATGACTTGATGACAGATGCGATCAAGGTAGCTTTTGAAGATTTGACGGAGCAAATAAAAGGCAAAAAGCCCATGAGAAAGCGCATGAAGAGAAATGTTTCTTCATGGTGCAAGGGGATAGTTGCGGATGCCCTCAAACAAGTTTCAACCCGTGTAGGTTGCACGGTTGTTAGTGTTAATTGTGCGTATACGTCACAACTTGACTCCAGATTTAGTACCTTAACGGGGACTAGAAATGGTGACAAGTTTACCGGACATGATGGGGTCGTGATGCACTCAGATACTAACGCTGCTGATAACGTTCTAGTAAGAATGGGTGACGTTGAAATCACTCGTTACATGAAACATTCAAACGTAAAAGTAATATTACTAGAACGAACTCAGAAGTTTCGGGAATCCCTAATAGTGGAGACTGAAGCGAAACCGGGCAAGGATAAGCCCCAGACTCTAGAACCTAAAAGCAAACTTGCGAACAAGGTCAATCAGAGAGCGAACTATAAGCAATTGACGTTGTTTGACCAAGGTTTAACTACGTTATTTGTGTATCCCGTCGCTGGATTTTAG
- a CDS encoding DUF928 domain-containing protein has protein sequence MNLPKYFLYLRKLISIISPTLLITSALPTQLLAQPLPMKISLEFPSGDSRGTPKSTLGGGRRGNSCLTRDKKKASLTALMPNRSNKSLTVSATPEFYFYVPTSTATTGEFVIRSGEEDGFETTFQVPSKSGIVKLQLPSQFPLKTGLTYKWYFAVICDDLDRSADEYTQGIIERTAISKSSNEALQQATPLKQAKIYAQYNIWSETLTNIAQLRIQKPNEWKELLKSVGLEAIAEEQLVDCCQLNPKLK, from the coding sequence ATGAATTTGCCAAAATATTTCCTGTACCTAAGAAAACTAATCAGCATTATTTCACCCACACTATTAATTACATCTGCCCTGCCTACACAGTTACTGGCACAGCCATTACCAATGAAAATAAGTCTGGAGTTCCCGTCTGGAGATTCTAGAGGCACACCTAAATCAACACTAGGTGGAGGAAGAAGAGGAAATTCGTGTCTCACACGTGACAAAAAGAAAGCCTCTTTAACTGCCTTAATGCCCAACCGAAGTAATAAAAGCCTCACAGTTTCCGCAACTCCAGAATTCTATTTTTATGTTCCTACAAGTACTGCAACCACCGGAGAATTTGTTATCAGATCCGGTGAAGAAGATGGTTTCGAAACAACCTTTCAAGTACCTAGTAAATCAGGAATAGTAAAACTGCAACTCCCCTCCCAATTCCCTCTGAAAACAGGTTTAACATATAAATGGTACTTTGCAGTCATCTGTGATGATCTTGACAGAAGTGCCGATGAATATACACAGGGAATAATAGAACGAACAGCTATCAGTAAATCTTCGAATGAGGCTCTTCAGCAAGCAACTCCTTTAAAACAAGCAAAAATTTATGCTCAGTATAATATTTGGTCAGAAACTCTCACCAATATTGCCCAGTTACGCATCCAAAAGCCAAATGAATGGAAAGAACTGCTAAAATCAGTTGGTTTAGAGGCAATAGCCGAAGAACAGCTAGTTGATTGTTGCCAATTAAACCCTAAACTTAAGTAA